The sequence below is a genomic window from Thermoflexus sp..
CCGGATGTCTGGTCAACGCGGCAGGCCCATTTGTCGCGGATGTGGCCCGGATGATGGGGGTTGAGCTGCCGGTCTTTTGCGAGCTGCACCGGAAAGCCATGTTCCCGGATGTGGAGCGGGTGATCCCGCGGGACGCGCCGCTGGTGATCTGGGCGGATCCTCAGCGGTTGCCGTGGTCGGAAGAAGAGCGGGAGCTGCTGAGGGAGATGGGGCGTTCGGAGCTGCTGGAGGAGCTGCCCGGGGGTGCCCATCTGCGGCCGGAGGGGGGCGCAGAGAGCCCCTACGTGTTGATGCTCTGGCCCTATGCGGCACAGCCGGTCGAGCCGATCTTCCCGCTCCCGGAGGATCCCCTGTTCCCGGAGGTGGTGCTGCGAGGCCTGATGACAGCGATCCCCGGGCTTCAGGTCTACCGGGCCCGTATGCCCCGCCCCGTTGTGGACGGAGGATACTATGTCCGAACGCCGGAGAACCGGCCGCTGATCGGCCCGATGCCGGTGGAGGGAGCCTATCTGATCGGCGCGCTCTCCGGTTTCGGCATTATGGCGGCGATGGGGGCAGGGGAGCTCCTGGCCGCCCACATCCTGGGGGAGCCGCTTCCGGACTACGCCTCCGCCTTCACCCTGGATCGCTACGAACGCCCCGATTACCGGACGCGCCTCAACGCATGGGGGGAGACATGGCAGCTGTAGCATGGACCCACACAGCTGTCATTGCCCCGTAAGGCGGAAAACAGGAGGGCGATCCACCCGGCGAGGGCCAGAAGGATCCCGCTGTCGACGATCCCGAAGGGATGCCGGTGATTCAATAAAGGCTCATTGCCCCTGCAGCAGGACCTCCACCGCACGCTGCAGCTGAGGATCCACCCCTCCGGTTTCCGCTCCAGGCTCTGCCTTCACCTCGATATCCGGCTTCAATCCTTCCCCGTGGATCGCCCGGTTGCTGGGCGTGAACCAGCGGGCGATGGTGACCCGTAGCTCGGAGCCGTCGGAAAGGGTATGGACGAGCTGCACAGATCCCTTCCCGAACGTTCGCTCGCCGATCAGTCGGGCCCGACCGCGATCCTGCAGAGCGCCGGCCACGATCTCTGTGGCGCTGGCGCTTCCGGCGTTCACCAGCACCACCATGGGGATCTTTTCCCCGATATCGCCGCTCTTGGAGCGGAACACCCGCTCCTCGCCGTCCTTCGTGCGCTCATAGGCGATCACTCCCTCGTCCAGGAAGAGATCGGCGACTTGAATAGCCTGGTCCAGGAACCCCCCCGGGTTATCGCGCAGGTCCAGGATGAGGCCCCGCGGGTTCTGGGCCAGCAGCCCTTTCAGTTGCTCCTGGAGCTGACGGGTCGCCTGGGCGCTGAAGTCGAGCAGCCGGATATACGCGATGTTTTCAGGGAGCATGCGGGCTTCCACAACGGGGATGGTGATGCGAGCCCGGGTGACGGTGACCCGGAGGGGTTCGCGCTGCCCAGGGCGTTCAATGGTGAGGGTCACCGAGGTGTCGGCCGGGCCCCGGATCAGCGCCACGGCCTCATAGATGCTGTAGCCGACGATCGATTGCCCGTTGACTTCGATCACCAGGTCCCCGGCCCGGATGCCGGCCTTCTGGGCTGGGGAGCCCTCGAAGACGCGCACGATCTCCAGTTTGTTGTCCCGGTTCATGCGCACCAAGGCCCCGATCCCTTCAAACTGCCCCGAAGCGTCCTCCTCCAGGATCCGGGCGATCTTGGGTTCGATGAAGGACGTATAGGGATCCCCCAGGGTCTGCAGGGCGCCCCGCACAGCGCCGTAGACCACCGTCTGGGGGGCAGGGATCTCGCCGTAATATTCCTCCTGAACCAGCTTCCACGCTTCCCAGAAGATCCCGAAAGCTTGCTGGAGATCCTGGGGCGGCGCGGCTGGCGTGGTCACCGCCGGCGCGGCGGACCGGGTCCGGGAAGGCGCTGGGTGCATTCCCCATGCGACGGCGAACCCGCTTAAAAACGCGGAGCCGAGCAATCCGGTCGCCAGGATAGCGAATAGAAGAAGGTTTCCTGCGCGTCGGAGCAAGCTATTCACGGTCAGCCTCCTCATGTCAGTTAAAAACCGAATTGAGGCGATGGATCTTGTCGATGCGACGGACCGCTGGTATAATTGCTATGGCCTTGCCCGGGTGGCGGAACAGGCAGACGCGGCGTCTTGAGGGGGCGCTGGCCCTTCAGGCCGTGCGGGTTCAAATCCCGCCCCGGGCACCAGAACCCCGGCCCCCTGCCGGGGTTTTTATATATCCTCGAGTTTCCCACGGGCGCAAATCCACGGCTTCCTCCTTCCCAGGGCTCGGGAGATCCCCTGATCGGCATGCTCGTCTATCCTTTCAGGGCCCCCGCGAGCAACCCGCGCAGGAAGAAGCGGCCCAGGAAGATGTAAACCAGCAGCGTAGGCAGGGCGGCCAGCAGCGCGCCGGCCATCTGGACATTCCACTCGACGATCTGGCTCCCCGCCAGGTTCTGCAGCGCCACCGTGATCGGCTGCTGAGCCGGCTTGTTGGTCACCGTGACCGCAAAGAGGAAATCGTTCCAGATCTGGGTGAACTGCCAGATGGCCACCACGGCGAATCCAGGCTGGGAAAGGGGGAGCATCACCCAGCGATAGATGCCCAGCAGAGAAGCCCCATCGATCTTGGCGGCCTCCACCAGCTCCCCGGGGATCGACGCGTAGTAATTGCGAAAGATGAGGGAGGTGATGGGGATGCCGTAAACCACGTGGACCAGGATGAGCCCCGGTATGGAGCCGTAGAGGCCGATGGACTGAAGGAAACGAACCAGCGGGATCAGGATGCTCTGATAGGGGATGAACATGCCGAAGAGGATGACCGGGAAGAGGAGCTCCGAGCCTCGGAAGCGCCACCGGGCCAGGATGTAGCCGTTGATGGAGCCGATGAAGGAAGAGATCACGGTGGCCGGGATCACCAGGTAGACGCTGTTCATGAAGTTCGGGGAGAGCTTTTCCCATGCCTTGGCGAAAGCGGCCAGCGAGGGCTGGGTCGGCCAGTTCCACATGCGCGTCAGATCCGCCTCGGCGAAGCTCTTCAGGCCGGTAAGGAGCAGCACATAAACGGGCAGCAGATAAAAGAGAGCTAGCGCCCATAAGGCCGCGTAGATCCCGACGCGTCCCAGCCTCATAGCTCGGTCTCCCGGCTCAGACTGTAGCGAAGGTAGGGGATGATCAGGGCGGCGACAGTGAGGAGCATGATGGTGGCGATCGCGGCTCCCTGGGCGAAATGGTTCCCCCGGAACGTGGTTTCAAACATGAAGTAGGCGGGCATGTCTGTGGCGAACCCCGGGCCGCTGCCGGTCATCGCCACGGTGAGGTCAAAGATCTTGAGGGAGATATGCCCCAGCACAATCAGAGCGCTCAGGGTGACCGGCCGGAGCAGCGGCAGGACCACATGGCGATAGATCTGCCACTCGCTGGCCCCATCCACCCGGGCGGCTTCCCGCAGCTCCTCCGGGATCCCCCGCAGGCCGGCCAGATACATGGCCATGGTAAACCCGGAAAGCTGCCACGTGGCGGCGATCACCACCGGGATCAACGCCACCGGAAGCCCCACCTGAATCGCCCCCGCCTTCACGCCGAACATAATGGTAGGATCCGTGAACCAGCGCGGCAGCGGTCCAGAGTAGCCCACATATTTTAAAAGAAGATTGATGCCGGTTTGGGGGTTGAACAGCCATTGCCATGCGATGCCGGTTACGATGAAGGAGATGGCCATGGGGAACAGGAACACGCTGCGGAAGAACGTCTCCCCCTTCACCCGCTGATCCAGCAAAAGGGCGGCGAAGAAGCCCACCCCGATCGCCCCCAGTAGGAAGAGGGTCGTGAAGACCATCACGTTGCGGATGTCCGCCTGGAACCGTGGGGTTTGAAACAGCCCGATATAGTTTCGCAGGCCGACGAACGTGTAATCCGGCAGCACATCGTTCCATCGGGTCAGCGAGATGTAGACGGTCCACCCGATGAACCCGTAGACGAAAATCAGCACCGCGATCACCGAGGGGGTGAGCAGGAGAACCGGCAGCGCGCTCTCCAGGCGCCGCCGGATTTCCCTCGCGGCATGCAGCCATCGGGGAACGGGAACCGTCCGTTGCGCGACCCGGGGCGCGCCGATGGTGGGAGCCGGATCCTGAGGGCGCTTCTCCATCCTCGCCTCCTCCCCATTTGCTCGATCCGCGCCATGGACGCTGCGGATGGCTTCGCCCATTTACCGGGATTCTGAAAAGGGGTCATCCGCCTTTTCAAGGGTTCGGGGCCCATATCCGGCTTCATAGCTGGGCGAAGCATCATCTTGACTGCAAGCGTGCGCTGGAAATTACGGCCAGCCCCGATCGGATAAGCGTCGATGATTTGATATGATTATAGTCTGAGATGGATGTCGTCTGGAATCTTTCACGCGGCGTTCCGGGATGTGGCTTCGAGCGCTCAGCCTGACTCAGTTTCGAAACTACGCGCGGCTCGAGTGGCGATTGGAGCCGCGGGTGATGATCATTTACGGCGGGAACGCCCAGGGGAAAACGAACCTCCTGGAGGCCATCGCCTATGCGGCCATGGGGCACTCGTTCCGCACCTCCAGCGATCGGGAGCTGATCCACTGGTCGGCCTGGCAGGACCCCATGCCGTTCGCCCGGGTGATCGCCGAATTTATGCGGAAGGACGGCCCGGTTCGTCTGGAGCTCACGCTGGTGGCGGAGGGAGGCATACCCTCCCGCCTGACCCTCACGCCAGAGGCCGCCTCCATCCGCAAGCAGGTGCGAATCAACGGGGTTCCCCATCGGGTGCTGGATCTCTTCGGACAGGCCGCGGTTGTCCTGTTCACCCCGCAGGATGTCGAGGTGGTGGGGGGGCCGCCGGCGGAGCGGCGGCGGTTGCTGGATCTCCTGATCGCCCAGACCTCGTCAGCCTTCGCCCGGACGCTAACCGCTTATCAGCGCGCCCTCGCCCAGCGCAATGCGCTGCTCCGCCAGCTCCAGGAGGAGGGCGGCGACCCGGCGCAGCTGGATCTATGGGATGAGGCGGTGGCTCGCTATGGGGCCCCGCTGATGGATCAGCGGGCCCGCGCCCTGCGAGCCATCGCCCGCCATGCCGAGGACATCCACAAAGCCCTCAGCGGGGGGGAACCCATGTTCTTGCGATATGTGCCCGGCCTGGATCCCTTTCAGGCGGAGGGTCAGATGGCGCTGGGAGGGATGACGTGGGGGGAGACCCTCCCGGAAGACGAGTTGCGGGAAGCTTTCCGGCGCGCTCTGCTTCGTGAGCGCGCGCTGGATATCCGGCGGGGGACCACCCGGATCGGCCCCCATCGGGATGATCTGCGGTTCGTTGTGGACGGGGTAGACCTGGGCCTTTATGGTTCTCGCGGGCAACAGCGCACAGCGATCCTGGCCTTCAAGCTGGCGGCTGCCCGCTGGCTGGCTTCTATCTTTCAGGAAAGCCCCGTCCTGTTGCTGGACGAGGTCATGGCGGAGCTGGACGGGGAGCGCCGGCGCTATCTGCTCCGAGCCCTGGAGGATGTAGAGCAGGCTATCCTGACCACCGCGGATCCTATGCTCTTCGAGCCGGAGTTCCGGGAGCGGGTTCGCCGCTTTGTGGTGCAGGCCGGGTTCCTCCGCGAGGCGCATTAGCGCCTCGATGCGAATGGGGATAAGGTAGGGGCAGGGGCCGCGCATTCGATCTGAGCTCTTTCGTGGGGTGCAGGCCGCTGAAGGCCGCTCCCCACCCTTGGAGATCCCCATCGGGCAAAGCGCGACCGGATATGCTTCGAATTCCCTGGCCGGTTTACCTGTATGGCATCCACGACCCGGGCCCGTGGCGAGAGCGGTTCCGCACGGCCGGCATGACCGGTTGGGTGGTTTTCGAAGAGACCATCGGGGCCGATCCGGGGGATATGAGCGGGCGCGGTTCGACCTACCAGTCATGGGCGGAGGCGGGATTCGGGGTCATCGTTGTGCTGAACTACGGCCGATATCCCAACGGCACGCTTCCGACCTCTGACCGCTACGAGGCCTTCGCCCGGCGTTGCGCCCGTTTCGTCGCGGCATCCCCGGGCGCCCACATCTGGGTCATTGGGAACGAGCCCAACCACCCGCAGCAGCAGCCCGGCGCCCGGGTGGATCCCTCCGCCCGGCGCCTCGAGGCGGCCGAGTGGATCACCCCGGAGCGCTACGCACGCTGTTTCCGGCGATGCCGCGAGGAGATCCGCAGCCAGCCCGGCCACGAGGAAGATCTCGTTATCCCCGCCGCTGTGGCGCCCTTCACCGCCGCGCTCCGCTATCCCGGGAACCCCACGGGCGATTGGGTGGTTTACTTCCACGATGTCCTGACGGCGATCGGGGAGGATCTGGA
It includes:
- a CDS encoding FAD-dependent oxidoreductase, with translation MATADVVICGAGIAGISAAYHLSLRQPSLRILVIDRAAPLGLTSDKSTEAYRNWWPGPDDAMVRLMNRSIDLLEELARSGENAFRMNRRGYLYATADPSRAEQLLQAAEQAARYGAGPVRRRAGSPSDSPYLPSPPEGFDGLPDGVDVFLDPQEIRRRFPYLSERTVAVLHVRRCGWLSAYGLGMGLLEQARARGVVFRTAALQAVAVRGNRLQAVRLAFPGGEETVSAGCLVNAAGPFVADVARMMGVELPVFCELHRKAMFPDVERVIPRDAPLVIWADPQRLPWSEEERELLREMGRSELLEELPGGAHLRPEGGAESPYVLMLWPYAAQPVEPIFPLPEDPLFPEVVLRGLMTAIPGLQVYRARMPRPVVDGGYYVRTPENRPLIGPMPVEGAYLIGALSGFGIMAAMGAGELLAAHILGEPLPDYASAFTLDRYERPDYRTRLNAWGETWQL
- a CDS encoding S41 family peptidase gives rise to the protein MNSLLRRAGNLLLFAILATGLLGSAFLSGFAVAWGMHPAPSRTRSAAPAVTTPAAPPQDLQQAFGIFWEAWKLVQEEYYGEIPAPQTVVYGAVRGALQTLGDPYTSFIEPKIARILEEDASGQFEGIGALVRMNRDNKLEIVRVFEGSPAQKAGIRAGDLVIEVNGQSIVGYSIYEAVALIRGPADTSVTLTIERPGQREPLRVTVTRARITIPVVEARMLPENIAYIRLLDFSAQATRQLQEQLKGLLAQNPRGLILDLRDNPGGFLDQAIQVADLFLDEGVIAYERTKDGEERVFRSKSGDIGEKIPMVVLVNAGSASATEIVAGALQDRGRARLIGERTFGKGSVQLVHTLSDGSELRVTIARWFTPSNRAIHGEGLKPDIEVKAEPGAETGGVDPQLQRAVEVLLQGQ
- a CDS encoding carbohydrate ABC transporter permease, which translates into the protein MRLGRVGIYAALWALALFYLLPVYVLLLTGLKSFAEADLTRMWNWPTQPSLAAFAKAWEKLSPNFMNSVYLVIPATVISSFIGSINGYILARWRFRGSELLFPVILFGMFIPYQSILIPLVRFLQSIGLYGSIPGLILVHVVYGIPITSLIFRNYYASIPGELVEAAKIDGASLLGIYRWVMLPLSQPGFAVVAIWQFTQIWNDFLFAVTVTNKPAQQPITVALQNLAGSQIVEWNVQMAGALLAALPTLLVYIFLGRFFLRGLLAGALKG
- a CDS encoding sugar ABC transporter permease, which gives rise to MEKRPQDPAPTIGAPRVAQRTVPVPRWLHAAREIRRRLESALPVLLLTPSVIAVLIFVYGFIGWTVYISLTRWNDVLPDYTFVGLRNYIGLFQTPRFQADIRNVMVFTTLFLLGAIGVGFFAALLLDQRVKGETFFRSVFLFPMAISFIVTGIAWQWLFNPQTGINLLLKYVGYSGPLPRWFTDPTIMFGVKAGAIQVGLPVALIPVVIAATWQLSGFTMAMYLAGLRGIPEELREAARVDGASEWQIYRHVVLPLLRPVTLSALIVLGHISLKIFDLTVAMTGSGPGFATDMPAYFMFETTFRGNHFAQGAAIATIMLLTVAALIIPYLRYSLSRETEL
- the recF gene encoding DNA replication/repair protein RecF (All proteins in this family for which functions are known are DNA-binding proteins that assist the filamentation of RecA onto DNA for the initiation of recombination or recombinational repair.) — encoded protein: MWLRALSLTQFRNYARLEWRLEPRVMIIYGGNAQGKTNLLEAIAYAAMGHSFRTSSDRELIHWSAWQDPMPFARVIAEFMRKDGPVRLELTLVAEGGIPSRLTLTPEAASIRKQVRINGVPHRVLDLFGQAAVVLFTPQDVEVVGGPPAERRRLLDLLIAQTSSAFARTLTAYQRALAQRNALLRQLQEEGGDPAQLDLWDEAVARYGAPLMDQRARALRAIARHAEDIHKALSGGEPMFLRYVPGLDPFQAEGQMALGGMTWGETLPEDELREAFRRALLRERALDIRRGTTRIGPHRDDLRFVVDGVDLGLYGSRGQQRTAILAFKLAAARWLASIFQESPVLLLDEVMAELDGERRRYLLRALEDVEQAILTTADPMLFEPEFRERVRRFVVQAGFLREAH